A window from Micromonospora terminaliae encodes these proteins:
- a CDS encoding class I SAM-dependent methyltransferase, which produces MPDRLLDDEALESSAVVANSSMNRERQLAGVNSYARELGFNPLDWVIARARQSPPRGTIGWLDLCCGSGRGLVQAANTLARDGLDHLVTIVGVDLVDFFDPTPVQGAALHLTCASVVSWSPPRRFDLITCVHGLHYVGDKLAVLTRVASWLTEDGRFVADLDLDSIRLADGRTAGRKLATALREAGFTVDTRRRRITRNGAGDVSLPYTYLGADDRAGPNYTGQPAVSSYYRHRQDSGADSGE; this is translated from the coding sequence ATGCCGGACCGCCTGCTCGATGACGAGGCGTTGGAATCGTCCGCCGTGGTGGCGAACTCGTCGATGAACCGGGAACGCCAGCTCGCCGGCGTGAACAGCTACGCGCGGGAACTCGGCTTCAACCCCCTCGACTGGGTCATCGCCCGGGCCCGGCAGTCCCCGCCGCGCGGGACGATCGGCTGGCTCGACCTGTGCTGCGGCAGCGGCCGCGGCCTCGTGCAGGCGGCGAACACCCTCGCCCGCGACGGACTCGACCATCTCGTCACCATCGTCGGCGTCGACCTCGTCGACTTCTTCGACCCCACGCCCGTCCAGGGCGCGGCCCTGCACCTGACCTGCGCCTCCGTCGTCTCCTGGTCGCCGCCGCGCCGGTTCGACCTCATCACCTGCGTCCACGGCCTGCACTACGTCGGCGACAAACTGGCAGTGCTGACCCGCGTCGCCAGCTGGCTCACCGAGGACGGACGGTTCGTCGCCGATCTCGACCTGGACAGCATCCGCCTCGCCGACGGCCGGACCGCCGGCCGGAAACTGGCGACCGCCCTCCGCGAGGCCGGCTTCACCGTCGACACCCGCCGTCGCCGCATCACGCGGAACGGCGCCGGGGACGTCTCACTGCCGTATACGTACCTCGGCGCCGACGACCGCGCCGGACCCAACTACACCGGGCAGCCCGCGGTCAGCTCCTACTACCGTCATCGGCAGGACTCCGGAGCCGACAGCGGGGAGTAA
- a CDS encoding MXAN_6230/SCO0854 family RING domain-containing protein, whose amino-acid sequence MRGLLRRRRVHSLPDLRARLTAGNSYLPLEAEAAPPASSTAAPVRLRRLTLDPAPAGTAARLRDELVGRPTALGGADLADLRTLVAATAPDRLDWLPPVVPARETLAVVIAEALHRTALTAAQERVLAEAAARWGTASDVARTLWAYSGGDPGLVLPRRRRDNPPSEAYRPVDEPAVTVGPPRVWALPRPLRRTVLAFLASLDPVIAAEDLARHPTVWKRLAERLHPYERVAAYPNAAVAFAALRGTRAPARGALGTAMVDAAARAHERLILSWHAGGTVSVRVRTFAALVEQAAADGDAADAAALLVQRPGDLWRRLDHLLRLAGDDPDAQRVVLDGARQVASRVSPTVLADAAAALTGRDATVAVPEAVELAAGASMAEAAQAVGAGHVGTVGAALGRALGLRTRRPATPAPGRGAEPGTPRRTFFPKGDVVRAWSAPERRRPLPADAIAEIRASVDAELVDRAGGLDRFDVAVLDAALGRVPAPRRERAGSAQLTGWPRGSLRHLPDLDVLRLFLHWTDGEKFRVDLDLSCAFYDAGWRPRGHCDYTRLRFKGRAAIHSGDLTSAPPPLGATEFLDLDRAALLAARVEWAVPVVFSYNDVPFEALDAAFAGFSLPERGGRQFDPARVVQRFQLRGDARSLAPLVHNVRTGEVMWIDASLSTTGYGHNVTGYGARLGRLAADLWEHFRSGIRPTLLDLAAWHASARADRIVVAHADGTTTQVPVGGGADTVAAVRAAATRDTGDGTSPWPQPGKAFVATVDQDRLTMLLDGEVAEGSSALLLDGTAGASWTAVSPGDLAAALAPR is encoded by the coding sequence GTGCGCGGACTGCTTCGACGCCGACGGGTACACAGCCTGCCCGATCTGCGGGCGCGGCTGACCGCCGGCAACTCCTACCTGCCGCTCGAGGCCGAGGCGGCACCGCCGGCGTCGTCCACGGCGGCGCCGGTGCGGCTGCGCCGGCTCACCCTTGACCCCGCTCCGGCCGGCACCGCCGCCCGGCTGCGGGACGAGCTGGTGGGACGGCCCACGGCGCTCGGCGGGGCGGATCTGGCCGACCTGCGGACGCTCGTCGCCGCGACCGCGCCGGACCGCCTCGACTGGCTGCCGCCGGTGGTGCCCGCCCGGGAGACACTCGCGGTGGTGATCGCGGAGGCGCTGCACCGCACGGCACTCACCGCCGCCCAGGAGCGGGTCCTCGCCGAGGCCGCCGCCCGCTGGGGCACGGCCAGCGACGTGGCCCGCACCCTCTGGGCGTACTCGGGCGGGGATCCCGGCCTTGTCCTGCCGCGGCGACGCCGCGACAACCCGCCGTCGGAGGCGTACCGGCCGGTCGACGAGCCGGCGGTCACCGTCGGCCCGCCGCGGGTATGGGCGCTGCCCCGGCCACTGCGCCGCACGGTCCTCGCCTTCCTCGCGTCCCTCGACCCCGTCATCGCGGCCGAGGACCTGGCCCGCCATCCCACCGTCTGGAAGCGGCTCGCCGAGCGGCTGCACCCCTACGAACGAGTCGCCGCGTACCCGAATGCGGCGGTCGCGTTCGCCGCGCTGCGCGGCACCCGCGCCCCGGCCCGCGGCGCGCTGGGCACCGCGATGGTCGACGCCGCTGCGCGCGCCCACGAGCGGCTAATCCTCTCCTGGCATGCCGGCGGCACGGTGTCGGTGCGAGTTCGCACCTTCGCCGCGCTGGTCGAGCAGGCGGCGGCCGACGGGGACGCGGCAGACGCCGCCGCCCTGCTCGTCCAGCGGCCCGGCGACCTGTGGCGTCGGCTCGACCACCTGCTGCGCCTGGCCGGCGACGACCCGGACGCGCAGCGCGTCGTGCTGGACGGCGCGCGGCAGGTCGCGTCCCGGGTGTCGCCGACCGTCCTCGCCGACGCGGCCGCCGCGCTGACCGGCCGCGACGCCACGGTCGCAGTCCCGGAGGCGGTGGAGTTGGCCGCCGGCGCGTCGATGGCGGAGGCCGCACAGGCTGTCGGAGCCGGGCACGTCGGCACGGTCGGGGCCGCGCTGGGGCGCGCGCTGGGCCTGCGGACACGGCGACCGGCCACGCCCGCACCGGGTCGGGGCGCCGAGCCGGGCACGCCGCGGCGCACGTTCTTCCCGAAGGGCGACGTGGTACGGGCGTGGAGCGCGCCGGAGCGGCGCCGCCCGCTGCCGGCCGACGCGATCGCCGAGATCCGGGCAAGCGTCGACGCCGAACTGGTGGACCGGGCCGGCGGGCTGGACCGGTTCGACGTGGCGGTGCTGGATGCCGCGCTGGGCCGGGTGCCCGCTCCGCGGCGCGAACGCGCGGGCTCCGCCCAGCTGACGGGTTGGCCGCGGGGAAGCCTCCGCCACCTGCCCGACCTGGACGTGCTGCGGCTCTTCCTGCACTGGACCGACGGCGAGAAGTTCCGGGTCGACCTGGACCTGTCCTGCGCGTTCTACGACGCGGGGTGGAGGCCGCGGGGTCACTGTGACTACACCCGGCTGCGGTTCAAGGGGCGCGCCGCGATCCACTCCGGTGACCTCACGTCGGCGCCGCCGCCGCTGGGCGCCACCGAGTTCCTCGACCTCGACCGGGCCGCGCTGCTGGCCGCGCGGGTGGAGTGGGCCGTGCCCGTGGTGTTCAGCTACAACGATGTGCCCTTCGAGGCGCTGGACGCCGCGTTCGCCGGTTTCTCCCTGCCGGAGCGGGGTGGCCGCCAGTTCGACCCGGCCCGGGTCGTGCAGCGATTCCAGCTGCGCGGTGACGCCCGCTCGCTCGCGCCGCTGGTGCACAACGTGCGCACCGGCGAGGTGATGTGGATCGACGCGAGCCTGTCGACCACCGGGTACGGTCACAACGTCACCGGCTACGGCGCTCGGCTCGGCCGGCTCGCCGCCGACCTGTGGGAACACTTCCGCTCCGGCATCCGTCCGACCCTGCTGGACCTGGCCGCCTGGCACGCCTCGGCGCGGGCCGACCGGATCGTCGTCGCGCACGCGGACGGCACCACCACCCAGGTGCCGGTCGGCGGCGGCGCCGACACCGTTGCCGCGGTCCGCGCGGCAGCGACCCGCGACACCGGGGACGGCACGTCGCCGTGGCCCCAGCCGGGGAAGGCGTTCGTCGCGACGGTGGACCAGGACCGGCTGACGATGCTCCTCGACGGCGAAGTGGCCGAAGGTTCGAGCGCCCTGTTGCTCGACGGGACGGCCGGGGCGTCGTGGACGGCGGTGTCCCCCGGTGACCTGGCCGCCGCACTGGCGCCGCGGTAG
- a CDS encoding RING finger family 4 domain-containing protein — protein sequence MDALATLLLRRAGSVALPEPAAAPPADGDAWVANLEADLAATGWLLDAVVRRRFARLDPVTRMRWADFVCAVTAELVGADREHVPLFRRFPDTPADADRLYVERLIVHLLQTETAPCILCGAEGRVHALDPCGHLVCADCFDADGYTACPICGRG from the coding sequence ATGGACGCGCTCGCGACGCTCCTGCTGCGCCGGGCCGGCTCGGTGGCGCTGCCGGAGCCGGCCGCCGCGCCACCCGCCGACGGCGACGCCTGGGTGGCCAACCTGGAGGCTGACCTGGCGGCCACGGGCTGGCTGCTCGACGCGGTGGTCCGGCGGCGGTTCGCCCGGCTGGACCCGGTGACCCGGATGCGCTGGGCCGATTTCGTCTGCGCGGTCACCGCCGAGCTGGTCGGCGCCGACCGGGAACACGTGCCGCTGTTCCGCCGCTTCCCGGACACCCCGGCCGACGCGGACCGGCTCTACGTCGAGCGGCTCATCGTGCACCTGCTGCAGACGGAGACGGCACCGTGCATCCTGTGCGGCGCGGAGGGTCGAGTCCACGCGCTGGATCCCTGTGGGCACCTGGTGTGCGCGGACTGCTTCGACGCCGACGGGTACACAGCCTGCCCGATCTGCGGGCGCGGCTGA
- a CDS encoding GNAT family N-acetyltransferase, whose amino-acid sequence MSWLPDDFVHPVYVPVPDTTLHLRPIREADSPLDYPAVMGSQERLWEIFGPAWAWPPESMTYEQNRIDLLRHEKEIAAHQSFNYALLDEEEARILGCVYIDPPERIGSDGEVSWWVVDDLVGGELERAFDALVPRWIAADWPFQQPRYLGRDITWQDWLALPRAS is encoded by the coding sequence ATGAGTTGGCTGCCTGACGACTTCGTCCACCCCGTCTACGTGCCGGTGCCCGACACCACGCTCCACCTGCGGCCGATCCGGGAGGCGGACAGCCCGCTCGACTACCCCGCCGTGATGGGCTCCCAAGAGCGCCTGTGGGAGATCTTCGGTCCGGCCTGGGCCTGGCCGCCGGAGTCGATGACCTACGAACAGAACCGCATCGACCTGCTGCGGCACGAGAAGGAGATCGCCGCGCACCAGTCGTTCAACTACGCGCTGCTGGACGAGGAGGAGGCCAGGATCCTCGGGTGCGTCTACATCGACCCGCCCGAGCGCATCGGCTCCGACGGCGAGGTCTCCTGGTGGGTGGTGGACGACCTCGTCGGCGGCGAACTGGAGCGCGCATTCGACGCGCTGGTACCGCGGTGGATCGCCGCGGACTGGCCCTTCCAGCAGCCCCGTTATCTGGGTCGCGACATCACCTGGCAGGACTGGCTCGCGCTGCCACGCGCCTCGTGA
- a CDS encoding S8 family serine peptidase, whose protein sequence is MRLKALAATLAAAVGLSMIQPVPASAAEPDPGAAAKKIASNLKDRFRTQPTSDFWITFGAKADLAPAKKIANWTERGQFVYDALKAAAKSSAGSVAAELDAAGVKYTSYPLVNAVLVKGGTQKLALDVASVGQVAEIHVAPQVALVEPVEEKTPADQAARSAAPKATAAEGTTTWGLDAIHAPEAWAMGATGAGITVSNLDSGVQFDHPALMHQYRGTKPDGTVDHNYNWMAARGTCTGAPCDDNGHGTHTMGTMVGDDGTNHIGVAPDAQWIATNGCCDSSGVESLLKSGWWLLAPTDVNGNNPDPSKRPHVINNSWGQTVEHNFDDFFQAIDEAWSAAGIFSVWSSGNTTPYAACDTVSSPGSAESAYSVGAYDSDGTLASFSRKGEGEGGRIKPEISAPGVAVRSSYPNNSYVEMAGTSMAAPHVAGAVADLWSYDPTLIGQVEETRRLLADSAVDVDDTECGGTADVNNKYGEGRLDLVRLLELAPRQGGTLTGVVTADGAPVPAAEVTISGPFSRSIGTDKDGRFTTNLPVGTYQLSTKVFGYLTATANVTISLGQDSSVTLPLTAAAKHDISGRVVDDKKRPVPNADVSVKNTPLKPVRTDANGAFTIAGVPEGQYGLAVTPNACLSPTSLPLTVGAENKPLEILVGRVVDKGGYSCDVSEGEYLRGTDQVAFTSGVWATVKLPFPIALYNGSHDTLGISLRGVITPDEGTGPGSGGAGVFPFYVQTPVEFAPGGGVFTAATKVDGEDAFVVEFRNAKIWAWPIRSEYTEPVNFSATLTRSGKIIFGYGDGIGTDDPVTAGAKTITGIQGWAGVDGIRFSDSAPVLHDGMIVTYDLPDWGYLDATVVDKNDGLPVAGAKVSFTNKKGLVEAVTTNGTGIVHRQLPVGDYTMTVDAPNYTTAAYPFSLDKLYANATIDARLTTGVAGLKADGLDALLGTDQNGVGSLTLTNTGSAPLTYDLGEAARHPELDATGATARTGTGAASTIDLAAWKAGASGMKPSNLDGTAATAKAAEAQAAGKVGVTSGGDVITRIAIPGTIQEKEPSGIGYDGDVWVHDYNKRTNTAYTVTGKPTGKVFDASWNPAYRAFDMALDTRTGDMCQMEDSPASYIHCFDRNTGKETRQIKGDWSTLQLTGLAYNPAEDVFYVGGRRNGMIGTVAGTSHDNAGALLSFCAPPLPEVMGLAYNQASDTIWYTDLTSNRPTRLLQVDPDDCSLVNAWWFPGQKAGQGGGLETDSTGALWAADQVADDVVLVDVEDDLLTDLPWLSLSSTGGTLAPGESTTVKVSISSKDAKPGVLGANIVVRSDSGRQSKTYVPVTLTTTKYQVGVNAGGPSFTDGSGYTWSGDQAAGKEAWGYEGKTKVASTTSGIERTTDDALFQSQRTTADRQLFYRFPDAPKGTYAIDLGFAEIEKTAKGKRVFDVLVNGTLTDYAYDAAAAVGPNAADWRTAVVKHEGGPLTVELRGSKGLKAPTIAALRVTLDPRADAAEPEPQPEQPEPGPVPVAPAGRSYSMKVTDGLYRQGTEESGWHGDDVCGVLWFDSSFLFPFYDTAWDGVCVTTNGQLIFDQASAVGGNTELPSPYAFDAIYPLWDDLVVDDEAGIYFGRTEVDGLAAEVIEWRNATFYSDQTARVSFSVTLIADGRIQIGYGDGVGGDNPLTRGSSATVGVESLTHNPAAQYSFNQPILKAGLGLEYTLPAAGTIEGTVTDKNDGKPIEGAIVTLKGPNGERVITADAKGRWKAQALVGENTVQVEAPNYVTASHPVTIARKDQAEVVDTALTTGIATVTGGDLDWLLDKGQEATADVTVTNTGSAPLEVRLSEQKRTSDGGHEAADLPWLTLTGAAATGTVTLAAGESTTVTATADNAGVEPGVLVGDVLVTSNAGKSEAQLKPVRLATSAYWRGVDVGGAGYVGTDGFVWSPDQELGSQPWGYVGGKARTTKADIAGTEEDALFRTQRTGETFSYVFKNAPAGTYRIGLDFAEIENVKAGKRTFDVLADGKVVLYDHDVQAKVGALTADMNTVTVEHAGGDLKIELRREKGESDPILNALKIQEDPRR, encoded by the coding sequence ATGAGACTCAAAGCCCTCGCGGCAACGCTTGCCGCAGCGGTCGGCCTGAGCATGATCCAGCCAGTACCGGCGTCCGCCGCTGAGCCCGATCCCGGCGCGGCCGCCAAAAAGATCGCGTCGAACCTGAAGGACCGCTTCCGCACGCAGCCGACCTCCGACTTCTGGATCACGTTCGGCGCCAAGGCCGATCTCGCCCCCGCCAAGAAGATCGCGAACTGGACCGAACGCGGTCAGTTCGTCTACGACGCGCTGAAGGCGGCAGCGAAGAGCTCCGCGGGGTCCGTCGCCGCCGAGCTCGACGCGGCGGGCGTGAAGTACACGTCCTACCCGCTCGTCAACGCCGTGCTCGTCAAGGGCGGCACGCAGAAGCTCGCGCTCGACGTCGCCTCGGTCGGCCAGGTCGCCGAGATCCACGTGGCGCCGCAGGTCGCGCTGGTCGAGCCCGTGGAGGAGAAGACGCCGGCCGACCAGGCTGCCCGCTCCGCCGCCCCGAAGGCCACGGCCGCGGAGGGCACCACCACGTGGGGTCTGGACGCCATCCACGCCCCCGAGGCGTGGGCCATGGGCGCCACCGGTGCGGGCATCACCGTGTCCAACCTCGACTCGGGTGTCCAGTTCGACCACCCCGCCCTGATGCACCAGTACCGCGGTACGAAGCCGGACGGGACCGTCGACCACAACTACAACTGGATGGCCGCCCGGGGCACGTGCACGGGCGCGCCGTGCGACGACAACGGACACGGCACGCACACCATGGGCACCATGGTCGGCGACGACGGCACGAACCACATCGGCGTCGCGCCGGACGCGCAGTGGATCGCGACGAACGGCTGCTGCGACAGCAGCGGCGTCGAGTCGCTGCTGAAGTCCGGCTGGTGGCTGCTCGCCCCCACCGACGTCAACGGGAACAACCCTGACCCGTCCAAGCGCCCCCACGTCATCAACAACTCGTGGGGCCAGACCGTCGAGCACAACTTCGACGACTTCTTCCAGGCCATCGACGAGGCCTGGAGCGCCGCGGGCATCTTCAGCGTCTGGTCGTCGGGCAACACCACGCCGTACGCCGCCTGCGACACCGTCTCCTCGCCCGGCTCCGCCGAGAGTGCCTACTCCGTCGGCGCGTACGACTCGGACGGCACGCTCGCGTCGTTCTCCCGCAAGGGCGAGGGTGAGGGTGGCCGGATCAAGCCGGAGATCTCCGCGCCGGGCGTCGCCGTCCGCTCGTCGTACCCGAACAACAGTTACGTCGAGATGGCCGGTACGTCGATGGCGGCTCCCCACGTCGCCGGCGCCGTCGCCGACCTGTGGAGCTACGACCCGACCCTCATCGGGCAGGTCGAGGAGACCCGCCGTCTGCTCGCCGACTCGGCCGTCGACGTCGACGACACCGAGTGCGGCGGCACCGCCGACGTCAACAACAAGTACGGCGAGGGCCGGCTCGACCTCGTCCGCCTGCTCGAGCTCGCGCCCCGGCAGGGCGGCACCCTCACCGGTGTCGTCACCGCCGACGGCGCCCCGGTCCCCGCCGCCGAGGTGACGATCAGCGGACCGTTCAGCCGGTCGATCGGCACCGACAAGGACGGCCGGTTCACGACCAACCTGCCGGTCGGTACCTACCAGCTCAGTACCAAGGTCTTCGGCTACCTGACCGCGACCGCCAACGTCACGATCTCCCTCGGCCAGGACAGCTCCGTCACGCTGCCGCTCACGGCCGCCGCGAAGCACGACATCAGCGGCCGGGTCGTCGACGACAAGAAGCGGCCGGTCCCGAACGCCGACGTCTCGGTCAAGAACACGCCGCTGAAGCCCGTACGCACGGACGCCAACGGCGCGTTCACGATCGCCGGTGTGCCGGAGGGCCAGTACGGGCTCGCCGTCACGCCCAACGCCTGCCTCTCGCCGACGTCCCTCCCGCTGACCGTCGGCGCCGAGAACAAGCCGCTGGAGATCCTGGTCGGGCGCGTCGTCGACAAGGGCGGTTACAGCTGCGACGTGTCCGAAGGCGAATACCTGCGCGGCACCGACCAGGTCGCGTTCACCAGCGGCGTGTGGGCGACGGTGAAGCTGCCGTTCCCGATCGCGCTCTACAACGGCAGCCATGACACCCTCGGCATCAGCCTGCGCGGCGTGATCACCCCGGACGAGGGCACCGGACCCGGCAGCGGCGGTGCGGGCGTCTTCCCGTTCTACGTCCAGACCCCCGTCGAGTTCGCCCCCGGTGGGGGCGTCTTCACGGCGGCCACCAAGGTCGACGGTGAGGACGCGTTCGTCGTCGAGTTCCGCAACGCCAAGATCTGGGCCTGGCCGATCCGGTCGGAGTACACGGAGCCGGTCAACTTCTCGGCCACGCTCACCCGCTCAGGCAAGATCATCTTCGGGTATGGCGACGGCATCGGCACCGACGACCCGGTGACCGCCGGCGCCAAGACCATCACCGGCATCCAGGGCTGGGCCGGCGTCGACGGCATCCGGTTCTCCGACAGCGCCCCGGTGCTGCACGACGGGATGATCGTCACCTACGACCTTCCCGACTGGGGCTACCTCGACGCGACCGTCGTCGACAAGAACGACGGGCTGCCGGTGGCCGGGGCCAAGGTCTCCTTCACGAACAAGAAGGGGCTGGTCGAGGCGGTCACGACCAACGGGACGGGCATCGTGCATCGCCAGCTCCCGGTTGGCGACTACACCATGACGGTCGACGCGCCGAACTACACGACCGCGGCGTACCCCTTCTCCCTCGACAAGCTCTACGCGAACGCCACGATCGATGCGCGGCTGACCACGGGCGTCGCCGGCCTGAAGGCCGACGGCCTCGACGCGCTGCTGGGCACCGACCAGAACGGCGTGGGCTCGCTGACGCTGACCAACACCGGTTCCGCCCCGCTCACGTACGACCTGGGCGAGGCCGCGCGCCACCCCGAGCTCGACGCCACCGGCGCCACCGCGCGCACCGGGACGGGTGCGGCCAGCACGATCGACCTCGCCGCGTGGAAGGCCGGCGCGAGCGGCATGAAGCCGTCGAACCTCGACGGCACGGCGGCGACGGCGAAGGCCGCGGAAGCACAGGCGGCCGGCAAGGTCGGCGTGACCTCCGGCGGAGACGTCATCACCCGGATCGCCATCCCGGGCACCATCCAGGAGAAGGAGCCCTCGGGCATCGGGTACGACGGCGACGTCTGGGTCCACGACTACAACAAGCGGACCAACACCGCCTACACGGTGACGGGCAAGCCGACCGGAAAGGTCTTCGACGCCTCGTGGAACCCCGCCTACCGGGCGTTCGACATGGCGCTCGACACCAGGACCGGTGACATGTGCCAGATGGAGGACAGCCCGGCCAGCTACATCCACTGCTTCGACCGGAACACCGGGAAGGAGACCCGGCAGATCAAGGGCGACTGGTCCACGCTGCAGCTGACCGGACTCGCCTACAACCCGGCGGAGGACGTGTTCTACGTCGGCGGCCGGAGGAACGGCATGATCGGCACCGTCGCCGGGACGTCGCATGACAACGCGGGTGCGCTGCTGTCCTTCTGCGCTCCGCCGCTGCCGGAGGTGATGGGCCTGGCCTACAACCAGGCGTCCGACACCATCTGGTACACCGACCTCACCTCGAACCGGCCGACCCGGCTGCTGCAGGTCGACCCCGACGACTGCTCGCTGGTCAACGCGTGGTGGTTCCCGGGCCAGAAGGCGGGCCAGGGCGGCGGCCTCGAGACCGACTCGACCGGCGCGCTGTGGGCGGCGGACCAGGTCGCCGATGACGTCGTGCTGGTCGACGTCGAGGACGACCTGCTCACCGACCTGCCGTGGCTGTCGCTGTCCTCGACCGGCGGCACCCTCGCCCCGGGCGAGTCGACGACCGTCAAGGTGTCGATCTCCTCGAAGGACGCCAAGCCCGGGGTCCTCGGCGCGAACATCGTGGTGCGGTCCGACTCCGGACGCCAGTCCAAGACGTACGTCCCGGTGACGCTCACGACCACGAAGTACCAGGTCGGCGTCAACGCCGGCGGCCCTTCGTTCACCGACGGCTCCGGCTACACCTGGTCCGGCGACCAGGCCGCCGGCAAGGAAGCGTGGGGCTACGAGGGGAAGACGAAGGTCGCCTCCACGACGTCCGGGATCGAACGTACGACGGACGACGCCCTGTTCCAGTCGCAGCGCACCACGGCGGACCGGCAGTTGTTCTACCGCTTCCCCGACGCACCCAAGGGCACCTACGCGATCGACCTCGGGTTCGCCGAGATCGAGAAGACGGCAAAGGGCAAGCGGGTGTTCGACGTCCTCGTGAACGGCACGCTGACGGACTACGCGTACGACGCGGCCGCGGCCGTCGGGCCGAACGCCGCCGACTGGCGCACCGCGGTCGTGAAGCACGAGGGCGGTCCGCTGACCGTCGAGCTGCGGGGCTCGAAGGGCCTGAAGGCCCCGACCATCGCCGCGCTGCGGGTGACGCTCGACCCGCGCGCGGACGCGGCGGAGCCGGAGCCCCAGCCCGAGCAGCCGGAGCCGGGCCCCGTGCCGGTGGCCCCCGCCGGTCGCTCGTACTCGATGAAGGTGACCGACGGGCTCTACCGCCAGGGTACGGAGGAGTCCGGGTGGCACGGCGACGACGTCTGCGGCGTGCTGTGGTTCGACTCCAGCTTCCTGTTCCCGTTCTACGACACGGCCTGGGACGGCGTGTGCGTGACGACGAACGGTCAGCTGATCTTCGACCAGGCCAGCGCGGTGGGAGGCAACACGGAGCTGCCGTCGCCGTACGCGTTCGACGCGATCTATCCGCTCTGGGACGACCTGGTCGTCGACGACGAAGCGGGTATCTACTTCGGCAGGACCGAGGTGGACGGCCTGGCCGCTGAGGTCATCGAGTGGCGCAACGCCACCTTCTACAGCGACCAGACGGCGCGCGTGAGCTTCTCGGTCACCCTGATCGCGGACGGCCGCATCCAGATCGGGTACGGCGACGGCGTCGGCGGCGACAACCCCCTCACCCGAGGGTCGTCCGCGACGGTCGGCGTGGAGAGCCTGACGCACAACCCCGCGGCCCAGTACTCCTTCAACCAGCCCATCCTGAAGGCCGGCCTGGGGCTGGAGTACACCCTTCCGGCCGCGGGCACGATCGAGGGCACGGTCACCGACAAGAACGACGGCAAGCCGATCGAGGGCGCGATCGTCACGCTCAAGGGGCCGAACGGCGAGCGGGTCATCACGGCCGACGCGAAGGGCCGGTGGAAGGCTCAGGCGCTGGTCGGCGAGAACACCGTGCAGGTCGAGGCGCCGAACTACGTCACCGCCAGCCACCCCGTGACCATCGCCAGGAAGGATCAGGCCGAGGTGGTCGACACGGCGTTGACCACGGGCATCGCGACCGTCACCGGAGGTGACCTCGACTGGCTCCTCGACAAGGGCCAGGAGGCGACGGCCGACGTGACCGTGACCAACACCGGCTCCGCCCCGCTCGAGGTGCGGCTCAGCGAGCAGAAACGCACCAGCGACGGCGGGCACGAGGCGGCCGACCTTCCGTGGCTGACCCTCACGGGCGCGGCCGCGACCGGCACGGTCACGCTCGCGGCCGGCGAGTCCACCACGGTCACGGCGACGGCCGACAACGCCGGCGTCGAGCCCGGCGTGCTCGTCGGGGACGTGCTCGTGACGTCGAACGCCGGCAAGAGTGAGGCTCAGCTCAAGCCGGTCCGCCTGGCGACCTCGGCCTACTGGCGGGGCGTCGACGTGGGCGGAGCCGGGTACGTGGGCACCGACGGCTTCGTCTGGTCGCCCGACCAGGAGCTCGGCTCGCAGCCGTGGGGCTACGTCGGCGGCAAGGCCCGTACCACCAAGGCCGACATCGCCGGCACCGAGGAGGACGCGCTGTTCCGCACCCAGCGGACCGGCGAGACGTTCAGCTACGTGTTCAAGAACGCCCCCGCCGGGACGTACCGGATCGGCCTCGACTTCGCGGAGATCGAGAACGTCAAGGCCGGCAAGCGAACCTTCGATGTTCTGGCCGACGGCAAGGTCGTGCTCTACGACCACGATGTGCAGGCGAAGGTGGGTGCGCTGACCGCGGACATGAACACGGTCACCGTCGAGCATGCCGGTGGCGATCTGAAGATCGAGCTTCGCCGCGAGAAGGGCGAGAGCGACCCGATCCTCAACGCCCTGAAGATCCAGGAGGACCCGCGCCGGTGA